One Gordonia mangrovi genomic region harbors:
- a CDS encoding Clp protease N-terminal domain-containing protein yields the protein MTERTQVHHVRLDDLIVGVRAAHDDPLEQLAGAMVTAEHLGDVADHLIGHFVDQARRAGASWTDIGVAMGVSKQAAQKRFVTRTPADAAPTPLADEAHPFARFTPRARNVIAEAHNLAAAERSTAVTPEHLARALTVAPESIADLALRAHGVSLDTLAAACLPDQRATPGSPPLPDEKTIVPYNDRSRAVLQATLTAAVELGHDFVGTEHILLGLFEDSAVTATLSELGVEPAAARARVVGSLADVGH from the coding sequence ATGACGGAGCGCACGCAGGTTCACCATGTCCGCCTCGACGATCTGATCGTCGGTGTCCGCGCCGCGCATGACGACCCCCTCGAGCAGTTGGCCGGCGCCATGGTCACCGCCGAGCACCTCGGCGATGTCGCCGATCATCTGATCGGCCATTTCGTCGATCAGGCCCGGCGGGCCGGCGCGTCGTGGACCGACATCGGCGTCGCCATGGGAGTCAGCAAACAGGCCGCCCAGAAGAGGTTCGTGACCCGCACGCCCGCCGACGCCGCGCCGACACCGCTGGCCGACGAAGCACACCCGTTCGCGCGATTCACCCCACGGGCGCGCAACGTGATCGCCGAGGCGCACAACCTGGCGGCCGCCGAGCGCAGCACTGCGGTGACGCCGGAACATCTGGCCCGGGCACTGACGGTGGCGCCGGAGTCGATCGCCGATCTGGCCTTGCGCGCCCACGGCGTATCGCTGGACACACTCGCCGCGGCGTGCCTGCCCGACCAGCGGGCCACCCCTGGGTCACCGCCCCTGCCGGACGAGAAAACGATTGTGCCGTACAATGATCGGTCGCGCGCGGTGCTGCAGGCGACTCTGACGGCAGCGGTCGAGTTGGGCCACGATTTCGTCGGCACCGAACACATCCTGCTCGGCCTGTTCGAGGATTCCGCGGTGACCGCGACGTTGTCGGAGCTCGGCGTCGAACCCGCTGCTGCGCGGGCGAGGGTGGTCGGCTCGCTCGCCGACGTCGGGCACTGA
- a CDS encoding DUF5709 domain-containing protein — translation METVNDIGSTPEGSDGEYSLDDDDQLQPEDTLVDRGVDDVLDEGYSPPDHQPSWGRHGLTEREQREGETLDERLAEEETDIGVTDPLDDIAAEEDVEKNWRSHESDRSDDYDGDDQAGAARSGRLVAPDEGSGIDREKDAVAGDVGIDGAGASAEEAAVHYLDADEVEWSEESDTDA, via the coding sequence GTGGAAACGGTGAACGACATCGGCAGCACCCCTGAAGGTTCCGACGGCGAGTACAGCCTCGACGACGACGACCAACTGCAACCCGAGGACACCCTGGTCGACCGTGGTGTCGACGACGTCCTCGATGAGGGGTACTCGCCGCCCGATCACCAGCCCAGCTGGGGTCGCCATGGGCTGACCGAACGCGAGCAGCGGGAGGGCGAGACACTCGATGAGCGACTTGCCGAGGAGGAAACAGACATCGGTGTCACCGACCCCCTCGACGACATCGCGGCCGAGGAGGACGTCGAGAAGAACTGGCGTTCACACGAATCCGATCGTTCGGATGACTACGACGGCGACGACCAGGCCGGCGCGGCGCGGTCGGGGCGACTGGTCGCGCCCGATGAGGGTTCGGGTATCGACCGCGAGAAGGACGCGGTGGCCGGTGATGTCGGTATAGACGGGGCCGGGGCCTCCGCTGAGGAGGCGGCGGTGCACTACCTGGATGCCGACGAGGTGGAATGGTCCGAGGAGTCGGACACCGACGCGTGA
- a CDS encoding HAD-IIA family hydrolase, whose translation MGWNYLMDMDGVLVREEHLIPGADEFLAELRANEVPFIVLTNNSIRTPRDLRARLLRTGLDIPEESIWTSALATARFLDSQRPGGSAYVVGESGLTTALHEIGYVITESDPDYVVLGETRTYSFEAITTAIRLVESGARFIATNPDATGPSAAGSLPATGAVAALITRATGREPYYVGKPNPLMMRSALRQIGVHSEHTLMIGDRMDTDVISGMEAGLETILVLSGISTPTSVELFPYRATRVIDSVADLVGRTANPFRT comes from the coding sequence ATGGGCTGGAACTACCTGATGGACATGGACGGGGTGCTCGTCCGCGAGGAACATCTGATCCCCGGAGCCGACGAGTTCCTGGCCGAGCTGCGGGCCAACGAGGTCCCGTTCATCGTGCTGACCAACAATTCGATCCGCACTCCGCGTGACCTTCGGGCGCGCCTGCTGCGTACAGGTCTCGACATCCCGGAGGAGTCGATCTGGACCTCGGCGCTGGCCACCGCCCGCTTCCTGGACTCGCAGCGCCCCGGCGGATCTGCGTATGTGGTCGGCGAATCGGGGCTCACCACCGCACTACACGAGATCGGCTACGTGATCACCGAATCGGACCCCGACTACGTGGTACTCGGCGAGACCCGGACATACTCGTTCGAGGCGATCACGACCGCGATCCGCCTCGTCGAGAGCGGGGCACGGTTCATCGCGACCAACCCCGACGCCACCGGGCCGTCGGCGGCCGGTTCGCTTCCCGCGACGGGCGCGGTGGCCGCGCTGATCACGAGAGCGACCGGCCGCGAGCCGTATTACGTCGGCAAACCGAATCCGCTGATGATGCGCTCGGCCTTACGCCAGATCGGCGTCCATTCCGAACACACGCTGATGATCGGCGACCGGATGGACACCGATGTCATCTCCGGTATGGAAGCAGGCCTGGAGACCATCCTGGTGCTGTCCGGAATCTCGACACCCACGTCGGTGGAACTGTTCCCCTACCGCGCCACCCGGGTGATCGATTCCGTCGCCGACCTCGTCGGCCGCACCGCGAACCCATTCAGGACCTGA
- a CDS encoding LLM class flavin-dependent oxidoreductase — MELGLDTFGDITVDGGGTEVSAAQTIRDVVAQAVLADEVGVDFFGVGEHHRDDYSISAPEVVLGAIATRTQRMRLGSAVTVLSSDDPIRVFERFATVDALSDGRAEVILGRGSFTKSFPLFGYDLADYEDLFTDKLSLFAQLRTGEPVTWTGATRTPLTAQSVYPRLQSAPLPTWIAVGGSPESVIRAATYGLPLMLAIIGGDPARFKPYTDLYRRALGELDRPTDLPVGVHSPGHVAETDELAREQLWPHYRTYMARIGRERGWPPPTRIEFERAAGPAGALYAGSSETVATKIATTAKTLELNRFDLKYSHGTLPHEHLMRSIELYGTRVIPRVRELLTDD; from the coding sequence ATGGAACTCGGCCTGGACACCTTCGGCGACATCACGGTCGACGGCGGCGGGACAGAGGTCAGCGCGGCACAGACGATCCGGGACGTCGTGGCGCAGGCGGTCCTCGCCGACGAGGTCGGGGTCGATTTCTTCGGCGTCGGGGAACACCACCGCGACGACTACTCCATCTCGGCTCCCGAGGTCGTGCTGGGCGCGATCGCGACCAGGACCCAGAGGATGCGGCTGGGTTCGGCGGTGACCGTGCTCAGTTCCGACGATCCGATTCGGGTGTTCGAGCGGTTCGCCACTGTGGATGCGCTGTCGGACGGCCGGGCCGAGGTGATTCTGGGACGCGGATCGTTCACCAAATCGTTCCCGCTGTTCGGCTACGATCTCGCCGACTACGAGGATCTGTTCACCGACAAACTCTCGTTGTTCGCACAGCTGCGTACCGGCGAACCGGTGACCTGGACGGGTGCGACCCGCACTCCGCTGACCGCCCAGTCGGTGTATCCGCGGTTGCAGTCGGCGCCACTGCCGACCTGGATCGCGGTCGGCGGCAGCCCGGAGTCGGTGATCCGAGCCGCGACCTATGGTCTGCCGCTGATGCTGGCGATCATCGGCGGCGATCCCGCCCGGTTCAAGCCGTACACCGATCTGTACCGCCGTGCGCTCGGGGAACTCGATCGGCCGACCGACCTGCCGGTCGGCGTCCATTCCCCCGGCCACGTCGCCGAGACCGATGAGCTGGCGCGCGAGCAGCTCTGGCCGCACTACCGGACGTACATGGCCCGCATCGGTCGCGAACGTGGCTGGCCGCCGCCCACCCGAATCGAGTTCGAGCGTGCGGCGGGTCCGGCCGGCGCGCTGTATGCGGGTTCCTCCGAGACGGTCGCCACCAAGATCGCCACAACAGCGAAGACGCTGGAACTCAACCGCTTCGATCTCAAGTACTCGCACGGCACACTGCCGCACGAACACCTGATGCGCAGCATCGAGCTCTACGGGACCCGCGTCATCCCGCGGGTGCGGGAACTGCTCACCGACGACTGA
- a CDS encoding SHOCT domain-containing protein has product MWDSFWDFIWYTIVIFAFVAYLIVLWHIIIDLFRDKSSGWIKAVWIIFLVLLPYITAIVYLLAKGRGMAERQSEAVKEAKQATDSYIQSVATPKSPAEQIADAKQLLDSGTITQQEFDSLKAKALS; this is encoded by the coding sequence ATGTGGGATTCGTTCTGGGACTTCATCTGGTACACGATCGTCATCTTCGCGTTCGTGGCCTACCTGATCGTCCTCTGGCACATCATTATCGACCTCTTCCGTGACAAGTCGTCCGGATGGATCAAGGCCGTGTGGATCATCTTCCTGGTCCTCCTCCCGTACATCACCGCCATCGTCTACCTGCTCGCCAAGGGACGCGGCATGGCCGAACGTCAGAGCGAAGCGGTCAAGGAGGCCAAGCAGGCCACCGACAGCTACATCCAGTCGGTCGCCACGCCGAAGAGCCCGGCGGAGCAGATCGCCGATGCCAAGCAGCTGCTGGACTCCGGCACCATCACCCAGCAGGAATTCGACTCGTTGAAGGCGAAGGCGCTCAGCTAG
- the thiD gene encoding bifunctional hydroxymethylpyrimidine kinase/phosphomethylpyrimidine kinase — translation MTDDLRLPTAPPGVTPRRVLTIAGSDSGGGAGIQADMRTFALLGVHACVAVTAVTVQNTVGVQGFAEIAPETVAAQMHSVVTDIGVEAVKTGMLASAPIIEAVAAACADLGIGRDRPVPLVVDPVCASMHGDPLLAAEALDTLRSTLIPIATVVTPNLDEVRLITGIDVVDAGTERDAARALHRLGAQWALVKGGHLRTSTQSPDLLFDGEHWHEFVHPRIDTGHDHGAGDTLAAATAAALAHGYPVPEAIDFAKRWVTRGLEAAYPLGAGHGPVNPLWRVSDRPG, via the coding sequence ATGACCGACGATCTCCGATTACCCACTGCGCCACCGGGTGTGACGCCACGGCGGGTGCTCACGATCGCGGGTTCGGATTCGGGAGGCGGCGCCGGCATCCAGGCCGACATGCGGACCTTCGCCTTGCTCGGCGTGCACGCCTGCGTCGCGGTGACGGCCGTGACGGTGCAGAACACGGTGGGTGTGCAGGGATTTGCGGAGATCGCGCCGGAGACGGTGGCCGCGCAGATGCACAGCGTGGTCACCGACATCGGTGTCGAGGCCGTCAAGACCGGAATGTTGGCGTCCGCACCCATCATCGAGGCCGTCGCTGCGGCGTGCGCCGACCTCGGGATCGGACGCGACCGGCCGGTCCCGCTGGTCGTCGACCCGGTGTGCGCGTCGATGCACGGCGATCCGTTGTTGGCGGCCGAGGCATTGGACACGTTGCGCTCCACGTTGATCCCCATCGCGACGGTGGTGACGCCGAACCTCGACGAGGTACGGCTGATCACCGGCATCGACGTCGTCGACGCCGGCACGGAGCGGGATGCGGCGCGCGCCCTGCATCGGCTCGGCGCCCAATGGGCGTTGGTCAAGGGTGGGCATCTACGGACGTCCACGCAGAGCCCAGATCTGCTGTTCGACGGCGAACACTGGCACGAGTTCGTACACCCACGCATCGACACCGGCCACGATCACGGCGCCGGCGACACCCTCGCCGCAGCGACGGCCGCTGCACTCGCGCACGGTTACCCCGTGCCCGAGGCCATCGACTTCGCCAAGCGGTGGGTGACCCGCGGACTCGAGGCCGCCTACCCGTTGGGCGCCGGGCACGGTCCGGTCAACCCGCTGTGGCGGGTGTCCGACCGCCCTGGCTGA
- a CDS encoding GNAT family N-acetyltransferase, whose product MQRRHRHQPPQSAQAILQQIAQVVHNPDRDRFELWVAGDLVGVLGYSTEVSEGRPTITFLHTVLYDEYTGHGLGTRLMVGAIAYVRDQGARLRPVCSFTKSYLDAHPGIVALAPA is encoded by the coding sequence GTGCAGAGAAGGCATCGACATCAGCCACCGCAGTCGGCGCAGGCGATTCTGCAGCAGATCGCCCAGGTGGTTCACAATCCCGATCGCGACAGGTTCGAGCTGTGGGTGGCCGGCGACCTCGTCGGGGTGCTCGGCTACAGCACCGAGGTCAGCGAGGGGCGTCCCACGATCACGTTCCTGCACACGGTGCTCTACGACGAGTACACCGGCCACGGCCTCGGTACCCGACTGATGGTCGGCGCGATCGCGTACGTCCGCGACCAAGGGGCACGGTTGCGTCCGGTGTGTTCGTTCACCAAGTCCTACCTCGACGCCCACCCGGGGATCGTGGCGCTGGCGCCGGCGTGA
- a CDS encoding siderophore-interacting protein: MLGADDYEFTVTSNEPVTDQYIRLGVTGGGLLTDRPVNPAMWVRIWFENKHGKLHQRAYTLVDPDPASDSFFLEFALHDGAATRWAQAARPGDTISSTFMGSKFTFPDPAPQGWLIAGDAAALPAINSLLDAISASSNPSAAATVWFEYAHDSDKALPLRLRDQDTVNWIRRDGPALSDAVRDAAFDATGHFGFVALDMKSTRAVSASFKNDYQLGKANVKAQAYWRENGPES; the protein is encoded by the coding sequence ATGCTCGGCGCCGACGACTACGAATTCACCGTCACCAGCAACGAACCGGTCACCGACCAGTACATCCGTCTCGGTGTCACCGGCGGTGGACTACTGACTGACCGGCCGGTGAACCCCGCGATGTGGGTCCGGATCTGGTTCGAGAACAAGCACGGGAAGTTGCATCAACGTGCTTATACGCTGGTCGATCCCGACCCGGCCTCCGACTCCTTCTTTCTCGAGTTCGCCCTCCATGACGGTGCGGCCACCCGGTGGGCGCAGGCCGCGCGTCCCGGCGACACCATCTCGTCGACCTTCATGGGGTCGAAGTTCACCTTCCCCGACCCGGCCCCGCAGGGCTGGCTGATCGCCGGGGACGCGGCTGCGCTACCCGCGATCAACTCGCTGCTCGATGCGATCTCGGCGTCGTCGAACCCGTCGGCTGCGGCCACTGTCTGGTTCGAGTACGCCCACGACTCCGACAAAGCGCTACCGCTGCGCTTGCGGGATCAGGACACGGTCAACTGGATCCGGCGCGACGGACCAGCGCTATCGGATGCGGTTCGCGACGCCGCGTTCGATGCCACCGGCCATTTCGGTTTCGTCGCCCTGGACATGAAGAGCACCCGCGCTGTCTCCGCCTCGTTCAAGAACGACTACCAACTCGGCAAGGCGAATGTGAAGGCGCAGGCCTACTGGCGCGAGAACGGCCCGGAGTCCTGA
- the egtB gene encoding ergothioneine biosynthesis protein EgtB, with amino-acid sequence MSITNRPVSIETESAHSMSAQASRFLDVRALTDTLSARLSAEDQTPQSMTDASPAKWHRAHVTWFFEEFILRNVDSYRVYDDTFRYLFNSYYEAVGARHPRPERGLVTRPGVADVGLYREYVDSAMVDALERGLLDDDALGLLELGCNHEQQHQELLLMDIKHLFSTHAFDPVYVDRDIDEPGEPGPLTWRSVAGGVTEVGMTQGSAGFSYDNEGPRHRVFLEDFEIAERAVTNAEWLEFIADDGYHRPELWLSDGWAHISQTGWEAPEYWRFIDGEWTTFTLSGRRRPVSDEPVVHISFYEADAYARWAGARLPTEFEWEAAAATGDRTHGQLLDVARCHPGRAGSTMIGDVWEWTASAYLPYPGFVPANGAVGEYNGKFMCDQHVLRGASAVTPPGHERITYRNFFPAPARWAFSGLRLAR; translated from the coding sequence GTGAGCATCACCAATCGCCCTGTGTCGATCGAGACCGAATCGGCGCACTCCATGTCCGCTCAGGCCAGCAGATTCCTCGACGTGCGTGCGTTGACCGACACGTTGAGCGCGCGCCTGTCCGCCGAAGACCAGACCCCGCAGTCGATGACCGACGCCAGCCCCGCGAAATGGCATCGGGCGCACGTCACCTGGTTTTTCGAGGAGTTCATCCTCCGCAACGTCGACTCCTATCGGGTTTACGACGACACGTTCCGCTATCTGTTCAATAGCTACTACGAGGCGGTCGGTGCGCGGCATCCACGCCCCGAGCGCGGGTTGGTCACCCGTCCGGGTGTCGCCGACGTCGGGCTCTACCGGGAGTACGTAGACAGCGCGATGGTCGACGCGTTGGAGCGCGGGTTGCTCGACGACGACGCGCTGGGGCTGCTGGAACTGGGGTGCAATCACGAGCAGCAACATCAGGAACTGCTCCTGATGGACATCAAGCATCTGTTCTCCACGCACGCGTTCGACCCGGTGTATGTGGACCGCGACATCGACGAACCCGGGGAACCCGGACCGCTCACCTGGCGCTCGGTGGCCGGGGGTGTCACCGAGGTGGGAATGACGCAGGGGTCGGCCGGCTTCAGCTACGACAACGAAGGCCCCAGACACCGAGTCTTTCTGGAGGACTTCGAGATCGCCGAGCGGGCCGTGACCAACGCCGAATGGCTGGAGTTCATCGCCGACGACGGGTACCACCGCCCCGAGCTCTGGCTGTCGGACGGATGGGCACACATCTCGCAAACCGGTTGGGAAGCACCGGAATACTGGCGTTTCATCGACGGCGAGTGGACGACGTTCACCCTGTCCGGTCGGCGCCGGCCGGTATCCGATGAGCCGGTGGTGCATATCTCGTTCTACGAGGCTGATGCCTATGCCCGCTGGGCCGGCGCCCGGTTGCCCACCGAGTTCGAATGGGAGGCGGCCGCCGCGACCGGCGACCGGACGCACGGGCAACTGCTCGACGTCGCCCGCTGCCATCCGGGGAGAGCCGGGTCCACCATGATCGGCGATGTGTGGGAATGGACGGCGAGCGCGTACCTGCCCTATCCCGGCTTCGTTCCCGCCAACGGCGCCGTCGGCGAATACAACGGAAAGTTCATGTGCGACCAGCATGTGTTGCGCGGCGCGAGCGCAGTGACCCCGCCAGGGCACGAACGCATCACCTACCGCAACTTCTTTCCGGCCCCGGCGCGGTGGGCCTTCTCCGGTCTGCGGCTGGCCCGATGA
- the thiC gene encoding phosphomethylpyrimidine synthase ThiC: MGTRVSETAVSTVTHGPIEGSSKHYREVDHLRVPARRIQLTNGEHLDVYDTSGPYTDATATIDVERGLPPTRDAWHRPDPVNGASTQLAWARAGIITDEMRFIAAREGVAGELVRDEVAAGRAVIPANHRHPESEPMIIGKRFAVKVNANIGNSAVTSSIAEEVEKMVWATRWGADTIMDLSTGRDIHMTREWIMRNSPVPVGTVPIYQALEKVNGDPTELTWEIYRDTVIEQAEQGVDYMTVHAGVLLRYVPLAAKRVTGIVSRGGSIMAAWCLAHHQESFLYTHYEELCEIFRRYDITFSLGDGLRPGSIADANDEAQFAELRTLGELTKIAKSHGVQVMIEGPGHVPMHKIAENVRLEEELCEEAPFYTLGPLATDIAPAYDHITSAIGAAMIAQAGTAMLCYVTPKEHLGLPNRDDVKVGVITYKIAAHSADLAKGHPGAQERDDALSKARFEFRWTDQFNLALDPDTAREYHDETMPAEPAKTAHFCSMCGPKFCSMRISQDVRAYAEENGLETTEDIDRKIAEEMAAKSAEFAEHGNRVYLPLEATAGGSPTR, translated from the coding sequence ATGGGAACACGTGTATCCGAAACTGCCGTCTCGACGGTCACCCACGGCCCGATCGAGGGAAGCAGCAAGCACTACCGCGAGGTCGATCATCTCCGGGTTCCGGCGCGACGCATCCAGCTGACCAACGGCGAGCACCTCGACGTCTACGACACGTCCGGTCCGTACACCGACGCGACCGCGACCATCGACGTGGAGCGGGGATTGCCGCCGACTCGCGATGCGTGGCACCGACCCGACCCGGTGAACGGGGCGTCGACGCAGCTGGCGTGGGCGCGCGCCGGCATCATCACCGACGAGATGCGCTTCATCGCCGCCCGCGAGGGTGTCGCCGGCGAACTCGTGCGTGACGAGGTGGCCGCCGGACGTGCGGTGATCCCCGCCAATCACCGTCATCCCGAATCGGAGCCGATGATCATCGGCAAGCGGTTTGCGGTGAAGGTGAACGCCAACATCGGCAACTCGGCGGTCACGAGTTCGATCGCCGAGGAGGTGGAGAAGATGGTGTGGGCCACCCGGTGGGGCGCCGACACCATCATGGATCTGTCCACCGGCCGCGACATCCACATGACCCGCGAGTGGATCATGCGCAATTCGCCGGTGCCGGTCGGCACGGTCCCGATCTATCAGGCGCTGGAGAAGGTCAACGGCGATCCCACGGAACTGACCTGGGAGATCTACCGCGACACCGTGATCGAGCAGGCCGAACAGGGTGTCGACTACATGACCGTGCACGCCGGGGTGCTGTTGCGTTATGTGCCGCTGGCTGCCAAGCGCGTCACCGGCATCGTGTCGCGCGGCGGCTCCATCATGGCCGCGTGGTGCCTTGCGCATCATCAGGAGTCGTTCCTCTACACCCACTACGAGGAACTCTGCGAGATCTTCCGTCGCTACGACATCACCTTCTCGCTGGGTGACGGGCTGCGGCCCGGGTCGATCGCCGACGCCAACGACGAGGCGCAGTTCGCCGAACTGCGCACCCTGGGCGAGCTCACCAAGATCGCCAAATCCCATGGCGTACAGGTGATGATCGAGGGTCCCGGTCACGTGCCGATGCACAAGATCGCCGAGAACGTCCGCCTGGAAGAAGAGCTGTGCGAGGAGGCGCCGTTCTACACCCTCGGGCCGCTGGCCACCGACATCGCGCCCGCCTACGATCACATCACCTCGGCCATCGGTGCCGCGATGATCGCGCAGGCCGGCACCGCGATGCTCTGCTACGTGACGCCCAAGGAACACCTCGGACTACCCAACCGTGACGACGTCAAGGTCGGCGTGATCACCTACAAGATCGCCGCCCACAGCGCCGATCTCGCCAAGGGCCACCCGGGGGCCCAGGAACGTGACGACGCCTTGTCCAAGGCGCGCTTCGAATTCCGCTGGACCGATCAGTTCAACCTGGCCCTCGACCCGGACACCGCACGGGAGTACCACGACGAGACGATGCCCGCCGAACCGGCGAAGACAGCACACTTCTGCTCGATGTGCGGCCCCAAGTTCTGCTCCATGCGCATATCGCAGGACGTACGCGCCTACGCCGAGGAGAACGGACTGGAGACCACCGAGGACATCGACCGCAAGATCGCCGAGGAGATGGCCGCGAAGTCGGCCGAGTTCGCCGAGCACGGCAACCGGGTGTATCTGCCGCTGGAAGCGACTGCCGGAGGCTCCCCCACCCGATGA
- the egtD gene encoding L-histidine N(alpha)-methyltransferase, whose protein sequence is MTAADGRLADDAVAGLWSDPPTLPTKWLYDERGSLLFDEITRLPEYYPTRRETSILHARATEIAALTDAATMVEFGSGTSTKTRLLLQAFADRAETTGRWFTYVPLDVSTEILESSAAELARDYPGIDIEPAVADFTASDLTLPTSNGPRIAVFLGGTIGNFDDAMRATFLSRLAKALEPGDYFLLGADLIKDTGRLVAAYNDKAGVTADFNRNMIEVLRRGLDADGLYVDDFDHIARWNPMHHRIEMWLRARRDIDVRFRGLDRQWQLARGAEVLTEISTKFDPTVLADELAQAGVVVEHQWTDDHNDFLLTLSRR, encoded by the coding sequence ATGACCGCCGCCGACGGCCGGCTCGCCGACGACGCCGTGGCGGGACTGTGGTCCGACCCGCCGACCCTGCCCACCAAGTGGCTCTACGACGAGCGCGGAAGTCTCCTGTTCGACGAGATCACCCGACTGCCGGAGTACTACCCGACCCGCCGGGAGACCTCGATCCTGCACGCCCGTGCCACCGAGATCGCCGCGCTCACCGACGCGGCGACGATGGTCGAGTTCGGCTCGGGTACCTCGACCAAGACGCGGCTGCTGTTGCAGGCGTTCGCCGATCGGGCCGAGACCACCGGGCGCTGGTTCACCTACGTACCGCTCGATGTGAGTACCGAGATCCTCGAATCGTCGGCCGCCGAACTCGCCCGCGACTATCCGGGTATCGACATCGAACCGGCGGTCGCCGACTTCACCGCGTCCGACCTCACCTTGCCGACCTCGAACGGTCCGCGGATCGCGGTCTTCCTCGGTGGCACCATCGGTAACTTCGACGACGCGATGCGGGCGACCTTCCTGAGCCGGCTGGCCAAGGCGCTCGAACCGGGTGACTACTTCCTGCTCGGCGCCGACCTCATCAAGGACACCGGTCGGCTGGTGGCGGCCTACAACGACAAGGCGGGAGTCACGGCCGATTTCAACCGGAACATGATCGAGGTGCTCCGCCGCGGGCTGGACGCCGATGGGCTCTACGTCGACGACTTCGACCACATCGCGCGGTGGAACCCGATGCACCACCGCATCGAGATGTGGCTGCGCGCCCGCCGCGACATCGATGTCCGGTTCCGCGGACTGGACCGGCAGTGGCAGCTCGCGCGCGGCGCCGAGGTGCTGACCGAGATCAGCACCAAGTTCGACCCCACGGTGCTCGCCGACGAACTCGCCCAGGCCGGAGTCGTGGTGGAACACCAATGGACCGATGACCACAACGATTTCCTGCTGACCCTCAGTCGTCGGTGA